A genomic stretch from Nocardia wallacei includes:
- a CDS encoding Rv3654c family TadE-like protein, which translates to MRAGRWRAADGVATITACLVLAALFMATLLIAHVGTVIVARHRAQAAADLSALAAAGGLVAGGDAGCARAEELARRMRARVKSCTTVEWDATVTVTIAILLGPLGARTVSATARAGPVS; encoded by the coding sequence GTGCGGGCGGGGCGGTGGCGGGCTGCGGACGGGGTCGCCACGATTACCGCCTGCCTTGTGCTTGCGGCGCTGTTCATGGCCACTCTGCTGATCGCTCACGTGGGCACGGTGATCGTGGCGCGGCATCGGGCGCAGGCCGCGGCGGATCTGAGCGCGCTGGCCGCGGCGGGAGGGTTGGTGGCGGGCGGCGATGCCGGTTGTGCGCGAGCCGAGGAACTCGCGCGGCGTATGCGGGCGCGCGTGAAATCCTGCACAACTGTCGAATGGGATGCGACTGTCACCGTGACGATCGCCATACTTCTCGGGCCTTTGGGCGCGAGAACTGTCAGCGCGACCGCGCGCGCCGGTCCCGTGTCTTGA
- a CDS encoding DEAD/DEAH box helicase, whose protein sequence is MNPTDPSAPISAGKQSSYGRSLLNRVLSGLPDGDTRLTHVTELSARAAQSTEWPSWVPSEAVAALRRTGVETPWSHQIRTAESARAGQHVVVSTGTASGKSLGYQLPVLTALLEDPRATALYLSPTKALGADQLRATAALTHEGSLRDIHPATYDGDTPAEVRQWVRANARWVFTNPDMLHLGILRSHQRWARVLRRLRYVVIDECHAYRGVFGSHVALVLRRLRRIAAHYGADPVFVLCSATTADPAASASRLIGAPCVAVTEDGSPQGARTVALWEPALLPAVSGENGAPVRRAATAEAARIMTDLVAEGARTLTFVRSRRAAEVVAMETRRMLDEFDSELAARVTAYRAGYLAEDRRDLEAGLADGSLLGAATTNALELGVDIAGLDAVVIAGFPGTVASFWQQAGRAGRRSQGSLVVLVARDDPLDMYLVHHPDALLGRPVEATITDPTNPCVLEPHLLCAALELPMTDAEVRAFGGQALVDELAEQGLIRRRTAAKGPARWYATAVEQPHDAVDVRGGIGAPVAIVDEESGRLLGTADAGRAPATLHPGAVHLHQGETYVVDELDLDGGVAFVHADQPGWTTSARAVTSVSVDETTAEHRYGPVTAALARVRVSRQVVGYLRTLPTGEVLDLVELELPEQTLPTLAVLYTVTPELLAAAGIDPKRVPGALHAAEHAAIGMLPLVASCDRWDIGGVSTAEHPDTGLPTVFVYDGHPGGAGFAERGFTRLRTWLAATLAAIESCECPGGCPSCVQSPKCGNGNQPLDKAGAAALLAAVLAELPDDLSGYVDEPRM, encoded by the coding sequence ATGAATCCGACCGACCCGTCTGCTCCGATCTCCGCGGGTAAACAATCGAGCTATGGGCGATCGTTGCTGAATCGTGTCCTTTCCGGGCTTCCGGATGGTGATACCCGCCTGACCCATGTGACCGAGTTGTCCGCGCGGGCGGCGCAGAGCACCGAGTGGCCGTCCTGGGTACCGTCCGAAGCAGTCGCGGCGTTACGCCGGACGGGCGTGGAAACCCCCTGGTCGCACCAGATACGGACGGCCGAATCGGCCAGAGCCGGACAGCATGTGGTGGTGTCCACGGGCACCGCGTCGGGGAAGTCGCTCGGCTATCAGCTGCCCGTTCTCACCGCGCTGCTCGAGGACCCGCGGGCGACGGCGCTGTATTTGTCTCCGACCAAAGCGCTCGGCGCGGACCAGCTGCGCGCGACCGCCGCGCTGACCCACGAGGGGTCGCTGCGCGATATTCACCCCGCGACTTACGACGGTGACACCCCGGCGGAGGTGCGGCAGTGGGTGCGCGCCAACGCTCGCTGGGTGTTCACCAATCCCGACATGCTGCACCTGGGCATCCTGCGGTCGCATCAGCGATGGGCGCGGGTGTTGAGGCGGCTGCGCTACGTGGTGATCGACGAATGTCACGCCTATCGCGGGGTGTTCGGCTCGCACGTGGCGCTGGTGCTGCGGCGGCTGCGGCGCATCGCCGCGCACTACGGCGCCGATCCGGTGTTCGTGTTGTGCTCGGCCACCACCGCCGACCCGGCCGCGTCCGCGTCGCGGCTGATCGGGGCGCCGTGCGTCGCGGTCACCGAGGACGGGTCGCCGCAGGGAGCGCGCACCGTGGCGCTGTGGGAACCCGCGCTGCTGCCAGCCGTGAGCGGCGAGAACGGGGCGCCGGTTCGGCGGGCGGCCACCGCGGAGGCCGCACGCATCATGACCGACCTGGTCGCCGAGGGGGCACGCACGCTGACCTTCGTGCGGTCCCGGCGGGCGGCGGAGGTTGTGGCCATGGAAACCCGCCGCATGCTGGACGAATTCGATTCCGAACTGGCGGCTCGGGTGACCGCCTATCGCGCCGGCTACCTCGCCGAGGACCGGCGCGATCTGGAGGCCGGGCTCGCCGACGGTTCGCTGCTGGGCGCGGCGACGACCAACGCCTTGGAGCTGGGCGTCGACATCGCGGGCCTGGACGCCGTGGTGATCGCGGGTTTTCCGGGGACGGTCGCGTCCTTCTGGCAGCAGGCGGGCCGGGCGGGGCGGCGATCGCAGGGATCGTTGGTCGTGCTGGTGGCACGGGACGATCCGCTCGACATGTATCTCGTGCACCATCCGGACGCGCTGCTCGGACGCCCGGTCGAGGCGACGATCACCGATCCGACCAACCCCTGTGTGCTGGAACCGCATCTGCTGTGCGCGGCGCTCGAACTGCCGATGACCGACGCCGAGGTGCGTGCGTTCGGGGGGCAGGCGCTGGTCGATGAGCTTGCCGAACAGGGGCTGATCCGGCGCCGCACTGCCGCCAAAGGCCCCGCGCGCTGGTACGCCACGGCCGTGGAGCAGCCGCACGACGCCGTCGACGTGCGCGGCGGCATCGGTGCGCCGGTGGCGATCGTCGACGAGGAGAGTGGGCGACTGCTCGGCACCGCCGACGCCGGGCGGGCGCCCGCCACACTGCATCCCGGCGCGGTGCACCTGCACCAAGGGGAGACCTACGTCGTCGACGAGCTCGACCTCGACGGCGGCGTGGCGTTCGTGCACGCCGATCAGCCCGGCTGGACGACGAGTGCGCGGGCGGTCACCTCGGTCAGCGTGGACGAGACGACCGCCGAGCACAGGTACGGTCCGGTCACGGCCGCGCTGGCTCGGGTGCGGGTGAGCCGCCAGGTCGTGGGTTACCTGCGCACCCTGCCGACCGGCGAGGTGCTGGATCTGGTGGAGCTGGAGCTGCCGGAACAGACGCTGCCGACGCTGGCCGTGCTGTACACGGTGACGCCGGAGCTGCTGGCCGCGGCGGGGATCGATCCGAAGCGGGTGCCGGGTGCGCTGCACGCGGCCGAGCACGCCGCGATCGGAATGTTGCCGCTGGTCGCCAGCTGCGATCGCTGGGACATCGGCGGGGTGTCCACGGCCGAGCATCCAGATACCGGTCTGCCGACCGTATTCGTCTACGACGGTCATCCGGGCGGCGCGGGGTTCGCGGAACGGGGATTCACCCGGCTGCGCACCTGGTTGGCGGCCACCCTCGCGGCCATCGAGTCGTGTGAGTGCCCGGGTGGCTGCCCGTCCTGCGTGCAGTCTCCCAAGTGCGGCAATGGCAATCAGCCGCTGGACAAGGCCGGTGCGGCGGCGCTGCTGGCCGCGGTGCTGGCAGAGCTGCCGGACGATTTGTCCGGTTACGTCGACGAGCCCAGAATGTGA
- a CDS encoding cold-shock protein: MAQGTVKWFNAEKGFGFIAPEDGSADVFVHYSEIQGTGFRTLEENQKVEFEVGQGTKGPQATGVRALS, translated from the coding sequence ATGGCACAGGGAACTGTGAAGTGGTTCAACGCGGAGAAGGGGTTCGGCTTCATCGCGCCCGAGGACGGCTCCGCTGACGTCTTCGTCCACTACTCCGAGATCCAGGGGACGGGCTTCCGCACCCTCGAGGAGAACCAGAAGGTCGAATTCGAGGTCGGCCAGGGCACCAAGGGCCCGCAGGCCACCGGAGTTCGCGCGCTCAGCTGA
- the topA gene encoding type I DNA topoisomerase yields MRRLVIVESPTKARKIAPYLGRGYTVEASVGHIRDLPRGAADVPAKYKGQSWARLGVDVDNDFEPIYVVSPDKKAKVSELKSLLADADELYLATDPDREGEAIAWHLLETLKPKVPVRRMVFHEITEPAIRAAAADTRDLDNDLVDAQETRRILDRLYGYEVSPVLWKKVMPRLSAGRVQSVATRIIVQRERERMAFRSAEYWDIAAKFDAGTGEGDAANPRTFGARLVTVDGSRVAGGRDFGADGQLKVSGVTVLDESYARRLAEALDGADFQVSSVESKPYTRRPYAPFMTSTLQQEAARKLRFGSERTMRVAQRLYENGYITYMRTDSTTLSESAIAAARAQATQLYGAQFVHPTPRQYNRKVKNAQEAHEAIRPAGDTFATPGQLSSRLDTDEFRLYELIWQRTVASQMADARGTTLTVRITGHAGTGEECVFSASGRTITFAGFLKAYVESVDEDSGSQSDDAESRLPALTEGQAVSATELIPDGHTTNPPPRYNEASLIKALEELGIGRPSTYASIIKTILDRGYVYKRGNALVPSWVAFAVVGLLEAYFGRLVDFDFTAAMEDDLDAIAGGREQRGNWLSSFYFGGENGVEGSVARSGGLKKMVGQQLDDIDAREVNSIKLFSDDEGRDVVVRVGRFGPYLERMVANPDDPDGDPVSQRANLPDDLPPDELTPEVAEKLFSTPQEGRTLGVDPETGHRIVAKEGRFGPYVTEILPEPEEDSTAKKGSKKAAGPKPRTGSLFKSMDPATITLDDALLLLSLPRVVGTDPASGEEITAQNGRYGPYLKKGTDSRSLTSEDQIFSVTLEEALKIYAEPKRRGRQAASAAPLRELGTDSASGKPMVIKDGRFGPYVTDGETNASLRKGDEVESITDARASELLADRRARGPVKKTAKKTTKKAVAKKTTAKKTTTAKKTTTAKKTAAKKTTEKSTAKKTPTKAATKTGSTKA; encoded by the coding sequence CTGCGTCGTCTCGTCATCGTCGAGTCGCCGACCAAGGCTCGAAAGATCGCCCCCTACCTCGGCCGCGGTTACACCGTGGAGGCTTCCGTCGGCCACATCCGGGACCTGCCGCGCGGTGCGGCGGACGTGCCCGCCAAGTACAAAGGACAGTCCTGGGCCCGCCTGGGCGTCGACGTCGACAACGACTTCGAGCCCATCTACGTGGTCAGCCCGGACAAGAAGGCCAAGGTCTCCGAGCTGAAGAGCCTGCTGGCCGACGCCGACGAGCTCTATCTCGCCACCGACCCCGACCGCGAGGGGGAGGCCATCGCCTGGCACCTGCTGGAGACACTGAAGCCCAAGGTGCCGGTCCGGCGCATGGTCTTCCACGAGATCACCGAGCCCGCCATCCGCGCGGCCGCGGCCGACACCCGAGACCTGGACAACGATCTGGTCGACGCGCAGGAGACCCGCCGCATCCTGGACCGGCTGTACGGCTACGAAGTGAGTCCGGTGCTCTGGAAGAAGGTCATGCCGCGGTTGTCGGCGGGCCGCGTGCAGTCGGTCGCGACGCGGATCATCGTGCAGCGCGAGCGCGAGCGCATGGCCTTCCGATCGGCCGAATATTGGGATATCGCCGCTAAATTCGACGCGGGCACCGGAGAGGGCGATGCCGCCAACCCGCGCACGTTCGGCGCCCGGCTGGTCACGGTCGACGGATCGCGCGTCGCCGGCGGCCGGGACTTCGGCGCGGACGGTCAGCTCAAGGTCAGCGGTGTCACCGTCCTCGACGAGAGCTACGCGCGGCGGTTGGCCGAGGCGCTCGACGGGGCCGACTTCCAGGTCAGCTCGGTCGAGTCGAAGCCGTACACACGGCGCCCGTACGCCCCGTTCATGACCTCCACGCTGCAGCAGGAGGCCGCGCGCAAGCTGCGCTTCGGCTCCGAGCGCACCATGCGGGTGGCGCAGCGGCTGTACGAGAACGGCTACATCACCTACATGCGTACCGACTCCACGACACTGTCGGAGTCGGCGATCGCGGCCGCCCGCGCGCAGGCCACGCAGTTGTACGGCGCGCAGTTCGTGCACCCGACGCCGCGGCAGTACAACCGCAAGGTCAAGAACGCGCAGGAGGCGCACGAGGCGATCCGCCCCGCGGGTGATACCTTCGCCACCCCCGGCCAGCTGTCGTCGCGGCTCGACACCGACGAGTTCCGGCTCTACGAACTGATCTGGCAGCGCACCGTCGCCTCGCAGATGGCAGACGCCCGCGGCACCACGCTGACCGTCCGGATCACCGGCCACGCCGGAACGGGCGAGGAGTGCGTGTTCTCCGCCTCGGGCCGCACCATCACCTTCGCCGGCTTCCTCAAGGCCTACGTCGAGAGCGTGGACGAGGATTCGGGCAGCCAATCCGACGACGCGGAGTCCCGGCTCCCGGCGCTGACCGAGGGCCAGGCCGTCTCCGCCACCGAGCTGATTCCGGACGGGCACACCACGAATCCGCCGCCGCGCTACAACGAGGCGTCGCTGATCAAGGCATTGGAAGAGCTGGGCATCGGCCGCCCGTCGACCTACGCGTCGATCATCAAGACCATCCTCGATCGCGGTTACGTGTACAAGCGCGGCAATGCGCTGGTGCCGTCGTGGGTGGCGTTCGCGGTGGTCGGCCTGCTCGAGGCGTACTTCGGCCGGCTGGTCGACTTCGACTTCACCGCCGCGATGGAGGACGATCTCGATGCCATCGCCGGTGGGCGCGAGCAGCGCGGAAATTGGTTGTCCAGCTTCTACTTCGGCGGCGAGAACGGTGTCGAGGGGTCGGTCGCGCGTTCGGGCGGACTGAAGAAGATGGTCGGTCAGCAGCTCGACGACATCGATGCGCGCGAGGTCAACTCGATCAAGCTGTTCTCCGATGACGAGGGCCGCGACGTCGTCGTCCGGGTCGGTCGCTTCGGCCCGTATCTCGAGCGCATGGTCGCCAATCCCGACGACCCGGACGGTGATCCGGTCTCGCAGCGCGCCAACCTCCCCGACGATCTGCCGCCGGACGAGCTCACGCCGGAGGTCGCCGAGAAGCTGTTCTCGACCCCGCAGGAGGGCCGCACCCTCGGCGTCGATCCCGAGACCGGGCACCGGATCGTGGCCAAGGAGGGCCGCTTCGGTCCGTACGTGACCGAGATTCTGCCTGAGCCTGAAGAGGATTCGACCGCCAAGAAGGGGTCGAAGAAGGCGGCCGGTCCCAAGCCGCGCACGGGTTCGCTGTTCAAGTCGATGGACCCGGCCACCATCACCCTCGACGACGCGCTGCTGCTGTTGTCGCTGCCGCGCGTGGTGGGCACCGACCCCGCGTCCGGTGAGGAGATCACCGCGCAGAACGGCCGCTACGGTCCATACCTGAAGAAGGGCACCGACTCTCGGTCGCTCACCAGCGAGGACCAGATCTTCTCGGTGACGCTGGAGGAGGCGCTGAAGATCTACGCCGAGCCCAAGCGACGCGGTCGGCAGGCTGCCAGCGCAGCGCCGCTGCGCGAACTCGGCACCGACTCCGCCAGCGGCAAGCCGATGGTCATCAAGGACGGCCGCTTCGGGCCCTACGTCACCGACGGTGAGACCAACGCCAGCCTGCGCAAGGGCGACGAGGTCGAGTCGATCACCGACGCGCGCGCCTCGGAGCTGCTCGCCGACCGCCGGGCCAGGGGTCCGGTGAAGAAGACGGCCAAGAAGACGACCAAGAAGGCCGTGGCGAAGAAGACCACGGCCAAGAAGACCACGACTGCCAAGAAGACCACGACGGCGAAGAAGACGGCCGCGAAGAAAACGACCGAGAAGTCCACCGCCAAGAAGACGCCGACCAAGGCCGCGACGAAGACCGGTTCGACCAAGGCCTGA
- a CDS encoding DUF664 domain-containing protein, with translation MTAPSTQRADQERETLIEMLANQRELFRITLRDLETDQARQRTTVSELTLGGLLHHLVHVEQHWTTVIVERDPNAEIDVSQFDSEYQLAAEETVEGLLKEWDAVAENTAHLIRTVDDLDASIPVPTAPWAPERVWQTVRFTFLHILREIAHHSGHADIIREALDGANTTYQRAS, from the coding sequence ATGACCGCACCATCGACCCAGCGAGCCGACCAGGAACGCGAAACCCTGATCGAGATGCTGGCGAATCAGCGCGAACTGTTCCGAATCACGTTGCGCGACTTGGAAACCGATCAGGCGCGGCAGCGCACCACGGTGAGCGAGCTGACGCTGGGCGGGCTGCTGCACCATCTCGTGCACGTCGAACAGCACTGGACGACGGTGATCGTGGAACGCGACCCGAACGCGGAAATCGATGTGTCGCAATTCGATTCGGAGTATCAGCTGGCCGCGGAGGAGACGGTCGAGGGCTTGCTGAAGGAGTGGGACGCGGTCGCGGAGAACACCGCCCATCTGATCCGGACGGTGGACGACCTCGACGCCTCGATTCCCGTTCCGACCGCGCCGTGGGCGCCCGAACGGGTTTGGCAGACAGTGCGTTTCACGTTTCTGCACATTCTCCGGGAGATCGCGCATCACAGCGGTCACGCCGACATCATTCGCGAGGCGCTGGACGGGGCGAATACGACGTATCAGCGTGCGTCCTGA
- a CDS encoding DNA polymerase III subunit delta', translating into MVGVFDRLVGQDAVESELTAAAVAARSGVASSAMTHSWLFTGPPGSGRSVAALCFAAALQCTDPEAPGCGHCHACTTTMAGTHGDVRRVVPEGLSIGTKEMREIVQVASRRPSTGHWQVVLVEDADRLTEAAGNVLLKVVEEPPARTVFLLCAPSDDPEDISVTLRSRCRHVHLVTPSTEAVAQVLRERDGLDPDKAFWAASISGGHVGRARRLATDPEAQARRQRALALVAATARPGAAYAAADELVKSAEEEAKQMSAGRDEREKEELATALGAGGTGKGTASATRGSAGALKDLERRQKSRATRTSRDSLDRALIDVAGLYRDALAVRFGAARPAATSGVTLTHPDLPDQIRDLATEVRPEGLLRSIESVLACRTALDQNVKPRFAVAAMVAGLIAARTA; encoded by the coding sequence GTGGTGGGTGTCTTCGATCGGCTCGTCGGCCAGGACGCGGTCGAATCCGAGCTGACCGCTGCCGCGGTGGCCGCGCGCAGCGGTGTCGCGTCGTCGGCCATGACGCATTCGTGGTTGTTCACCGGGCCGCCCGGGTCGGGCCGCTCGGTCGCCGCGCTGTGCTTCGCCGCGGCGCTGCAATGCACCGATCCGGAGGCGCCCGGTTGCGGCCACTGCCACGCCTGCACCACCACCATGGCGGGTACGCACGGCGATGTGCGCCGCGTCGTGCCCGAGGGCCTCAGCATCGGCACCAAGGAGATGCGTGAGATCGTGCAGGTGGCGTCGCGCCGTCCCAGCACCGGTCACTGGCAGGTGGTGCTGGTCGAGGATGCCGACCGGTTGACCGAGGCGGCGGGCAACGTCCTGCTGAAGGTGGTCGAGGAGCCGCCCGCGCGGACGGTCTTCCTGCTGTGCGCTCCCTCCGACGATCCGGAGGACATCTCGGTCACGCTGCGATCCCGTTGTCGCCATGTGCATCTCGTCACGCCGTCCACCGAGGCCGTGGCCCAGGTGCTGCGGGAGCGCGACGGCCTGGATCCCGACAAGGCGTTCTGGGCCGCCTCGATCAGCGGCGGTCACGTCGGCCGGGCTCGCCGCCTGGCCACCGACCCCGAGGCGCAGGCCCGCCGCCAGCGCGCGCTGGCTCTGGTCGCCGCCACCGCCCGCCCGGGCGCCGCCTACGCCGCCGCCGACGAGTTGGTGAAATCGGCCGAAGAAGAGGCCAAACAGATGAGCGCCGGCCGCGACGAGCGCGAGAAGGAAGAACTCGCGACCGCCCTCGGCGCGGGTGGCACCGGAAAAGGCACCGCCTCCGCGACCCGCGGCTCGGCCGGTGCCCTGAAAGACCTGGAACGCCGCCAGAAATCCCGAGCCACCCGCACCAGCCGCGATTCCCTCGACCGCGCTTTGATCGACGTGGCGGGGCTCTACCGCGACGCCCTCGCGGTCCGCTTCGGCGCGGCGCGACCGGCCGCCACCTCGGGCGTCACCCTCACCCACCCGGACCTCCCCGACCAGATCCGCGACCTGGCCACCGAGGTCCGCCCCGAGGGTCTGCTCCGCTCCATCGAGTCCGTCCTGGCCTGCCGCACCGCCCTGGACCAGAACGTCAAGCCCCGCTTCGCGGTAGCCGCCATGGTCGCCGGGTTGATAGCCGCCCGCACCGCCTGA
- a CDS encoding cytochrome P450, which produces MGFARSRRASAIPTAPGALPFVGHSLLLWREPWEFLASLPSLGSGLVRIRLGPFDAIVVCEPALTRQLLRDDRTFDKGGPLFDVARRIVGDNVITTGHAGHRQQRRRIQPALHRARLPGYAAAIATEIDAVVDGWNESRTIDVVTEMLRLTTRSFLRTMFSESLTPAELRQALDDVTAIVDGLYSRLLTPSWLEWLPTRANIRYRNATSSLRRLVARVVGRRRVHGTDPDDLLSALLTAHDSTLDRDSVDVYDQLMAFFIAGVETTASALSWTLHLLSAHPSVLAAVEAEVDRVIPDGLARHEHIGRLTSMRRVLTESLRLYPPGWLFTRVVTADVRLGGYPLSRGTSVIYSPYLLHHLDGEYSDPWRFDPGRWETSAASPDAYLPFGTGPRRCAAEEFALTEAMLALGTIVRRWHLAPCSEQPVRPRVAMALRPNRFRLEVTARTVVPGSAEEVTT; this is translated from the coding sequence ATGGGTTTTGCGCGCTCGCGGAGAGCATCCGCGATTCCGACAGCGCCCGGCGCACTTCCGTTCGTCGGTCACAGCCTGTTGTTGTGGCGAGAGCCGTGGGAGTTCCTCGCCTCGTTGCCGTCGCTGGGTAGCGGTCTGGTCCGGATCCGGCTGGGGCCCTTCGACGCGATCGTGGTGTGTGAGCCGGCACTGACTCGTCAACTGCTACGCGACGATCGGACCTTCGACAAAGGCGGACCGCTGTTCGACGTGGCGCGCCGCATAGTGGGCGACAATGTGATCACTACCGGGCACGCGGGCCACCGGCAACAACGGCGCCGTATACAGCCCGCTCTGCACCGGGCTCGGCTGCCGGGGTACGCGGCAGCGATAGCTACCGAGATCGACGCGGTGGTGGACGGCTGGAACGAATCGCGAACCATCGACGTCGTCACCGAGATGCTGCGACTCACCACGCGCAGCTTCCTCCGGACGATGTTCTCCGAGAGCCTGACACCCGCCGAGTTGCGGCAGGCGCTCGATGACGTGACCGCCATTGTCGACGGCCTGTACTCGCGGCTGCTGACGCCGTCGTGGCTCGAATGGCTGCCGACTCGCGCCAATATCCGCTACCGGAATGCCACCAGCAGCCTCCGTCGACTGGTCGCACGCGTCGTCGGCCGGCGTCGCGTGCACGGCACCGATCCGGACGACCTCTTGTCGGCTCTGCTCACGGCACACGATTCGACGCTCGATAGGGACAGCGTCGACGTCTACGACCAGTTGATGGCCTTCTTCATCGCCGGTGTGGAAACGACCGCCAGCGCGCTGTCGTGGACGTTGCACCTGCTCTCGGCACATCCCAGCGTCTTGGCCGCGGTCGAGGCCGAGGTGGATCGCGTCATACCGGATGGGCTCGCGCGTCACGAACATATCGGCCGGTTGACATCGATGCGGAGGGTCCTGACCGAGTCGCTGCGGTTGTACCCGCCCGGTTGGCTTTTCACCCGGGTGGTCACGGCCGACGTGCGACTGGGCGGATACCCCCTGTCGCGAGGAACTTCGGTGATCTACAGTCCGTACCTGCTCCATCACCTCGACGGCGAATACAGCGATCCCTGGCGCTTCGACCCCGGCCGCTGGGAGACCTCGGCCGCGAGCCCCGATGCGTACTTACCGTTCGGGACGGGGCCGCGCCGCTGCGCGGCCGAGGAGTTCGCGCTGACCGAGGCGATGCTCGCGCTCGGAACGATCGTGCGGCGATGGCATCTTGCCCCGTGCTCGGAGCAGCCGGTGCGACCCAGGGTAGCTATGGCACTGCGCCCGAACCGGTTTCGCCTCGAGGTGACCGCACGCACCGTGGTACCGGGAAGCGCGGAGGAGGTGACCACGTGA
- a CDS encoding terpene synthase family protein, translating into MTDFRASRQHRSGRLPPIAVFCPIAPAVHPDAATFEARSMDWLAGYEYFGNIAHERRLHGTRSAEFAARVAPNGLAERLQIASDWDYWGFAFDDRADQGALATDLTAFVTYAHQLLRLLDMPDSPPFDDDPLTAAIADISGRFAAEVTPAQYRRWTAAHRSWLWGVAAQIGAPGSLDLDRYLAIRLDNAAGEVVTATTELVGGYEVPDAEHSHPRIRALSEMARLIAALDNDLHSYAKTVADEEPGAPNIIDVIESQRRCGHDRAISDAIALRDRIMCRFLAVSATTQTFSTDTRHYVRDLAHVIRGNIDWALTVPRYTVDGATVSDYFAISPSPADDSADPPGIASIDWWWQV; encoded by the coding sequence GTGACCGATTTCCGTGCGTCACGGCAGCACCGGTCCGGTCGGCTACCACCGATCGCCGTCTTCTGCCCGATAGCCCCGGCAGTGCATCCGGACGCCGCGACTTTCGAAGCGCGGTCGATGGACTGGCTCGCCGGCTACGAGTACTTCGGGAACATCGCCCATGAGCGCAGATTGCACGGCACACGATCGGCGGAGTTCGCCGCACGCGTCGCGCCGAACGGGCTCGCCGAAAGATTGCAGATCGCGTCCGACTGGGATTATTGGGGATTCGCGTTCGACGACCGAGCCGACCAAGGTGCCCTGGCCACCGATCTGACCGCTTTCGTCACCTATGCGCACCAGCTTCTCCGACTGTTGGACATGCCCGACTCCCCGCCCTTCGATGACGATCCGTTGACCGCGGCCATCGCCGACATTTCGGGCCGATTCGCGGCCGAGGTCACACCTGCCCAGTATCGGCGTTGGACGGCAGCCCACCGCTCGTGGCTGTGGGGAGTGGCGGCGCAGATCGGCGCGCCCGGGAGCCTGGACCTCGACCGCTACCTCGCGATACGTCTCGACAACGCGGCGGGCGAAGTCGTCACTGCGACAACCGAGTTGGTCGGCGGCTACGAGGTACCCGACGCGGAGCACAGTCATCCCCGGATTCGCGCGCTGTCGGAAATGGCCAGGCTCATCGCGGCACTGGACAACGATCTGCACTCCTACGCGAAAACCGTAGCCGACGAGGAGCCGGGCGCGCCGAATATCATCGACGTCATCGAGTCTCAGCGCCGCTGCGGTCACGATCGGGCGATCAGCGACGCGATCGCGTTGCGTGACCGCATCATGTGCCGTTTCCTCGCGGTCAGTGCGACGACACAGACGTTCAGCACGGACACCCGGCACTACGTCCGAGACCTCGCACACGTGATCCGCGGAAATATCGACTGGGCGCTGACCGTGCCGCGCTACACGGTGGACGGTGCCACCGTCTCGGACTATTTCGCGATCTCGCCCTCCCCGGCCGACGATTCGGCCGACCCACCCGGAATAGCGTCCATCGACTGGTGGTGGCAGGTATGA
- a CDS encoding putative quinol monooxygenase, with product MSNTLVIIAGFVAKPGQEQRLRAELTAMIAPSLAEEGCLGYHPYTDPTRADRMIIVEEWTDAEALDHHFSLPHFKQVAAALNEILAEPFSLRRLTDVPG from the coding sequence ATGTCGAACACCCTGGTCATCATCGCCGGTTTCGTCGCCAAGCCGGGACAGGAGCAGCGGCTGCGTGCGGAGTTGACCGCGATGATCGCCCCCTCGCTGGCGGAGGAGGGCTGCTTGGGCTACCACCCGTACACCGACCCCACCCGCGCGGATCGCATGATCATCGTGGAGGAGTGGACCGACGCCGAAGCGTTGGACCATCACTTCAGCCTGCCGCACTTCAAGCAGGTGGCCGCCGCGCTGAACGAGATTCTGGCCGAACCGTTCAGCCTGCGCCGCCTGACCGACGTCCCCGGCTGA